A stretch of Geobacter sp. DNA encodes these proteins:
- a CDS encoding glutamate synthase: MHDPREDHSGLMPLERDACAIICHINKEVRPTHGNLQRTIEALIRMGHRAGEINGEGDGCGIMTDIPRLLWEEILANAGHAPALAHDPGLAVGHFLVERHEQERHPDLQSALLNRIRETGLKLLIHRPAPVRSEVLAARARAAEPVFWQVALLDPEPASAAARLFDLQMELEKAFPLHVASLSADVVVYKVHGSPELLPRYYAELKRREFQTAVSIGHSRYSTNTLPTVLRAQPFSLLGHNGEINTIARLREEARMLGIPLPAGGSDSQDLNRTLEGLIHRFGLTLFEAMEMVFPPIFSAMDRMEPELQSMYGWFRRFLTASAQGPAAIIARHRDQCVFSVDAMGLRPLWVGETDRELFASSELGVVTHEEIMSDPKPLAPGEKLGVSLLQGGTVKILEHHELRREVLGLFRRRTNLARHGRSLAHGRQLPAAPAQPIRAFARNSRFVRDNLLAAMAWKSTDVLNLREMALNGQDPIASLGYDGPLASLSLSRQNLSDYFKEQVAVVTNPAIDREREGEHFSTRVFIGRRPALRGLAQPAVELAVPLLLGGSRLPADDRAEETARAFGTCTLEALLAHFGRGKSSLLSSTMRRTESLEETLARLAGEAVAAVQRGVRLLLLDDSSAFSPHHDYLDPFLVVAVLHKALKETRTDSGESLRRHVSLVVRSGSLRNLHDLIFALGMGADALCPYLIWEQATTREEGVRNTVSVLAKGLEKVISTMGTHEIGGYGKYFASIGLCSHLTGLFETPNFCGSGTGGLTLARLERENRERSAVARSRDQQPVPVQFRLYPRIWKMVGQVAKMEETYADLSRLVQQLEGENPLSLRHLIDFRFQEELTVDPEEVDTTVGSHDLPILFSAMSFGSQGETPFRIYAEAARRLNIVCMNGEGGEIGDMLGKYRKNRGQQIASGRFGVNMEFLNSADFLEIKVGQGAKPGEGGHLPGFKVTEKIAAARHATPGVSLISPSNNHDLYSIEDLAQIIEELRTANPSARISVKAPAVAGIGNIALGIAKAGADIITISGYDGGTGAARKHAIKFVGLPADIGVREAHRALIEAGMRDRVELWADGGARTGRDVVKLMLLGANRVGFGTMTMVIIGCTACRGCHLGTCHVGIATQIETTEEAERQGLKRFVPRVLENGVIYETTFFRGMAREIRILTAKLGYHRTQDLVGHAELLVQTRGLDRLDLSDLLAPPAPVSVPQLESDVRIIRKPLNYLTSLISDLVAETFAKGEERVRYDDDSATSSDRAIGTHLAGTMVRGWQEGRIGASCEALLHFHRDSVPGNGLGAFTIPHITIRVEGGAQDGVGKSMRGGKVVILKGENRNGVRVGGSVGKGLAYGAQGGTFIVQGEADSRACIRLSGADVVLGGRISRPIDDTLGNMAGRATLKGFACEYMTAGRVVVLGDPGPWFCSGMTGGTVYCYLDTEMGLDREALRRRLAQGAGVEIRDLDEHDLPQVEQLLGRYHRELLHSHQEDEADWLAGVMARSRGSFVKIVPEQAMITPKTTE; encoded by the coding sequence ATGCACGACCCCCGCGAAGACCATTCCGGCCTGATGCCCCTGGAACGGGACGCCTGCGCCATCATCTGCCACATCAACAAGGAAGTGCGGCCGACTCACGGCAACCTGCAGCGGACCATCGAGGCGCTGATCCGGATGGGGCACCGGGCCGGAGAGATCAACGGCGAAGGAGACGGCTGCGGCATCATGACCGACATCCCGCGTCTTCTCTGGGAAGAGATCCTGGCCAATGCCGGGCATGCACCGGCGCTGGCCCATGATCCCGGCCTCGCGGTCGGGCATTTTCTGGTGGAACGCCATGAACAGGAGCGCCATCCCGATCTGCAGTCCGCACTGCTCAATCGCATCCGGGAGACAGGCCTTAAGCTCCTCATCCATCGGCCGGCACCGGTGCGCAGCGAAGTGCTGGCGGCCCGGGCCAGGGCAGCCGAACCGGTCTTCTGGCAGGTGGCGCTCCTTGACCCTGAACCGGCCAGCGCTGCCGCTCGCCTTTTTGACCTGCAGATGGAGCTGGAAAAGGCATTCCCGCTCCATGTCGCCTCCCTCTCTGCCGATGTTGTGGTCTACAAAGTGCACGGCTCCCCGGAACTGCTCCCCCGCTACTATGCCGAGCTGAAGCGGCGCGAATTCCAGACCGCCGTCTCCATCGGCCACAGCCGGTATTCCACCAACACCCTCCCCACCGTGCTCCGCGCCCAGCCTTTTTCCCTGCTCGGCCACAACGGCGAGATCAACACCATAGCACGTCTCCGGGAAGAGGCCCGCATGCTGGGAATACCGCTGCCGGCCGGCGGCAGCGACTCACAGGACCTGAACCGCACCCTCGAAGGGCTGATCCACCGCTTCGGACTCACCCTGTTCGAAGCGATGGAAATGGTCTTCCCCCCGATCTTCAGCGCCATGGACCGAATGGAGCCCGAACTGCAGAGCATGTACGGCTGGTTCCGGCGCTTTCTCACCGCCAGCGCCCAGGGGCCGGCAGCCATCATCGCCCGGCACCGGGACCAGTGCGTGTTCAGCGTCGATGCCATGGGGCTCAGGCCACTCTGGGTGGGGGAGACCGACCGGGAGCTGTTCGCCTCCTCCGAACTGGGGGTGGTTACCCACGAAGAGATAATGAGCGATCCCAAGCCGCTGGCACCGGGCGAAAAGCTGGGGGTCAGCCTCCTGCAGGGGGGGACGGTGAAGATCCTGGAACACCATGAACTGCGGAGGGAAGTCCTCGGCCTGTTCCGCAGGCGAACCAACCTGGCACGCCACGGAAGATCACTGGCACACGGCCGGCAACTGCCGGCTGCACCGGCACAACCGATCCGCGCGTTTGCCCGCAACAGCCGGTTCGTCCGGGACAACCTGCTTGCGGCCATGGCCTGGAAGAGCACCGACGTGCTGAATCTCCGGGAGATGGCACTGAACGGACAGGACCCGATCGCCTCGCTCGGTTACGACGGGCCGCTGGCGTCGCTCTCCCTGTCGCGCCAGAACCTCTCCGATTACTTCAAGGAACAGGTGGCAGTGGTGACCAACCCGGCCATCGATCGGGAGAGGGAGGGAGAGCATTTCTCCACCAGGGTCTTCATCGGCCGACGCCCGGCCCTGCGCGGCCTTGCCCAGCCAGCGGTGGAACTGGCAGTGCCGCTCCTGCTCGGTGGCAGCCGGCTGCCGGCAGATGACCGGGCCGAGGAGACAGCCCGCGCCTTCGGCACCTGCACCCTGGAGGCCCTCCTGGCCCATTTCGGCAGGGGGAAAAGCTCTCTGCTCTCCTCCACCATGCGGCGCACCGAGTCGCTGGAGGAGACCCTGGCGCGGCTGGCAGGCGAAGCAGTTGCAGCGGTGCAGCGGGGTGTGCGTCTCCTCCTGCTGGACGACAGCAGCGCCTTTTCCCCGCACCACGATTATCTCGACCCGTTCCTGGTGGTGGCGGTGCTGCACAAGGCGCTCAAGGAAACCCGCACCGACAGCGGCGAAAGCCTGCGCCGCCACGTCTCGCTCGTGGTCCGCTCCGGCTCGCTCAGGAATCTGCACGACCTGATCTTCGCCCTCGGTATGGGTGCAGATGCCCTCTGCCCCTATCTCATCTGGGAACAGGCAACAACCCGCGAGGAGGGGGTGCGCAATACGGTCTCGGTCCTGGCCAAGGGGCTGGAGAAGGTGATCTCCACCATGGGGACCCACGAGATCGGCGGCTACGGCAAGTATTTCGCCTCCATCGGGCTCTGCAGCCACCTGACAGGGCTGTTCGAGACTCCCAACTTCTGCGGGTCCGGTACGGGGGGGCTCACCCTGGCGCGCCTCGAACGGGAAAACCGTGAACGGAGCGCCGTGGCCAGGAGCAGGGACCAGCAGCCGGTGCCGGTGCAGTTCCGGCTCTATCCCCGGATCTGGAAGATGGTCGGCCAGGTGGCGAAGATGGAGGAGACCTATGCCGACCTCTCCCGCCTCGTCCAGCAGTTGGAAGGGGAAAATCCCCTGTCGCTGCGCCATCTCATCGATTTCCGTTTCCAGGAGGAGCTGACGGTCGACCCGGAGGAGGTGGATACCACGGTGGGGTCGCATGACCTGCCGATCCTCTTCTCCGCCATGAGTTTCGGCTCCCAGGGGGAGACCCCGTTTCGTATCTATGCCGAGGCTGCCCGGCGCCTCAACATCGTCTGCATGAACGGCGAGGGGGGCGAAATCGGCGACATGCTCGGGAAGTACCGGAAGAACCGGGGCCAGCAGATCGCCTCCGGGCGGTTCGGGGTCAACATGGAGTTCCTCAACTCCGCCGACTTCCTGGAGATCAAGGTCGGCCAGGGGGCCAAGCCGGGCGAAGGGGGGCATCTGCCCGGATTCAAGGTAACGGAAAAGATCGCCGCGGCCCGCCACGCCACACCCGGCGTGTCGCTCATCTCCCCCTCCAACAACCATGACCTCTACTCCATCGAAGACCTGGCCCAGATCATCGAGGAGCTGCGCACTGCCAATCCTTCCGCCCGCATCTCGGTGAAGGCGCCGGCAGTGGCCGGGATCGGCAACATCGCCCTCGGCATTGCCAAGGCCGGCGCCGATATCATCACCATCAGCGGCTACGACGGCGGCACCGGGGCGGCCCGCAAGCATGCCATCAAGTTCGTCGGCCTTCCCGCCGATATCGGGGTCAGGGAAGCCCATCGCGCACTGATCGAGGCAGGCATGCGCGACCGGGTCGAGCTCTGGGCCGACGGCGGCGCCCGCACCGGCAGGGACGTGGTCAAGCTGATGCTCCTGGGCGCCAACCGGGTCGGCTTTGGCACCATGACCATGGTCATCATCGGCTGCACCGCCTGCCGCGGCTGCCACCTCGGAACCTGCCACGTGGGGATCGCCACCCAGATCGAGACGACCGAGGAAGCGGAGCGACAGGGGCTGAAGCGCTTCGTGCCGCGCGTCCTGGAAAACGGCGTCATCTACGAAACCACCTTCTTCCGGGGCATGGCGCGGGAGATCAGGATCCTCACCGCCAAGCTCGGCTATCACCGCACCCAGGACCTGGTGGGACATGCGGAACTGCTGGTGCAGACCAGAGGGCTCGACCGGCTGGACCTGTCGGACCTGCTCGCCCCCCCTGCCCCGGTCAGCGTGCCCCAGCTGGAGAGCGACGTCCGGATCATCCGCAAGCCGCTCAATTACCTCACGTCGCTCATCTCCGACCTGGTGGCGGAGACCTTTGCCAAGGGGGAGGAGCGGGTTCGCTATGACGACGACAGCGCCACCAGTTCGGACCGCGCCATCGGCACCCACCTGGCCGGTACCATGGTCCGGGGCTGGCAGGAGGGCCGGATCGGCGCATCGTGCGAGGCGCTCCTCCACTTTCACCGCGATTCGGTGCCGGGAAACGGCCTGGGCGCCTTCACCATCCCGCACATCACCATCCGCGTCGAAGGAGGGGCTCAGGACGGTGTCGGTAAATCGATGCGCGGGGGAAAAGTCGTCATCCTCAAGGGTGAGAACCGGAATGGGGTTCGGGTCGGCGGGTCGGTGGGGAAAGGGCTTGCCTATGGTGCCCAGGGAGGGACCTTCATCGTCCAGGGAGAAGCGGACAGCCGAGCCTGCATCCGCCTGTCAGGGGCGGACGTCGTACTCGGCGGCCGCATCAGCCGCCCCATCGACGACACCCTGGGCAACATGGCCGGCCGGGCCACCCTGAAGGGCTTTGCCTGCGAGTACATGACCGCCGGCCGCGTGGTGGTGCTGGGCGATCCCGGCCCCTGGTTCTGTTCGGGCATGACCGGCGGTACGGTCTACTGCTATCTCGACACGGAGATGGGACTCGACCGGGAGGCGTTGCGGCGGCGGCTGGCACAAGGGGCAGGGGTGGAGATCCGCGACCTGGACGAGCACGATCTCCCCCAGGTGGAACAATTGCTCGGCAGATACCATCGCGAACTGCTCCATTCCCACCAGGAGGACGAGGCTGACTGGCTGGCAGGGGTGATGGCCCGGAGCAGGGGATCGTTCGTCAAGATCGTTCCCGAGCAGGCGATGATCACCCCGAAAACCACGGAATAA